The Dreissena polymorpha isolate Duluth1 chromosome 10, UMN_Dpol_1.0, whole genome shotgun sequence genome includes a region encoding these proteins:
- the LOC127848376 gene encoding uncharacterized protein LOC127848376 isoform X2, producing MQEGEYSSDWLCSLLITLSSFDHPVTCHLWGNLSESSEETCGEKSLTHISDLRSEILLIDLSNIALSVETGSKELFEILRDTSIGILDLRTADCVSLASEILHTLITLTSLDLWGIYTGRCYLKLPASLRRIGLQELKCSSEWLCSLLITLSSFDHPFTIDMWGDVLLSSEETCGVLSHTYVSALRSEILSHDMSNIEIRMESGSKELFEILRDSSIGILDMRTAYCASFASNILHTLNTLTTLNLCGTYTGRCDLKLPASFQRIRLQDVEWSTEWLCSLLITLFSLDYPVKCEMRDDVFLSSGDVSHTHVSDLRSEILSLDLSNIEIIVTNGSKELFNLLRDTSIGSLLIAAEDYCSLGTFMLTQLNKLKQINLVGTYLTRFDYDLPLSLELMILYECKYSLESLYTILIKLSSIKHNVKLDVSNCSVISGQEACPPSSKDNLLKWEYSKSVKTGVNERLYTNVSDLQSRMMAINMSNIELRILNFQKEQFEILRCTNIKSVHLTAFDDVSLTFVTQNTLPAFKEIRLQGTYLTGFYHKLPPTLQYMILEKGYCSSDWLYSLMIQLSKIGHLVEVLLNEYQVLQRRESIRTDSEPPMRGADLSNVKLNVLKDCPGFYETLPTIHITSLIMTKIEHADMLSQTLPLLTHLQKLRICLEKCDMEIKLPECIKYLFIIYKTWSPPSLQHFVHNMSIIKHSLQCKLLFRVAENEHDYTRIKQEYSELKSVDVQKFEVINKRGSVRGAAAFTLSATADDDDDDDDRRLLSSEGLFVDSKPWIHYGKVRLNISCQDKSGCSS from the coding sequence ATGCAGGAAGGCGAATATTCATCTGactggctgtgcagcttgttgattacACTCTCTTCATTTGATCATCCTGTCACGTGTCACCTGTGGGGTAATTTATCTGAGTCAAGTGAAGAAACATGTGGAGAGAAATCACTAACACATATATCAgacttgcgatctgaaatacTTCTAATTGATCTGTCAAATATAGCACTTTCAGTGGAAACGGGtagtaaggaactgtttgaaatattacgtgatacaagtatagggattCTAGACCTGAGAACGGCTGATTGTGTCTCATTAGcatcagagattcttcacacACTTATCACGCTCACAAGTCTTGATTTGTGGGGAATCTATACAGGTCGATGCTATCTCAAACTACCTGCTTCATTGCGACGTATTGGTCTGCAGGAATTaaaatgttcatctgagtggctgtgcagcttgttgataaCACTGTCTTCATTTGATCATCCTTTCACGATTGATATGTGGGGTGATGTATTGCTGTCAAGTGAAGAAACATGTGGAGTCTTATCACATACATATGTATCAGCCTTGCGATCTGAAATATTGTCACATGACATGTCCAATATTGAGATTCGAATGGAAAGTGGCAGTAAGGAATTGTTTGAAATTTTACGGGattcaagtatagggatcctagatATGAGAACGGCTTATTGTGCCTCATTTGCTTCAAATATTCTTCACACCTTAAACACGCTAACAACGCTTAATTTATGCGGGACatatacgggtcgatgtgatctcaagCTGCCTGCTTCATTTCAGCGTATACGTCTGCAAGATGTCGAATGGTCaactgagtggctgtgcagcttgttaatCACACTCTTTTCATTAGATTATCCTGTCAAGTGTGAAATGCGGGATGATGTATTCCTGTCAAGTGGAGACGTATCACATACACATGTTTCAGATTTGCGATCTGAAATACTGTCACTTGACCTATCCAATATTGAGATAATCGTGACAaatggcagtaaggaactgtttaacctattacgtgatacaagtattggGAGTCTGCTAATTGCCGCTGAAGATTATTGCTCCTTGGGAACCTTTATGCTAACACAGTTGAACAAGTTGAAACAGATAAATTTGGTTGGAACTTATTTGACACGATTTGATTATGACTTACCACTATCCCTAGAGTTGATGATATTATATGAGTGCAAGTATTCATTGGAATCGCTATATACTATCTTGATCAAACTGTCTTCAATAAAACACAATGTGAAATTAGACGTGAGTAACTGTTCCGTGATATCTGGACAGGAAGCATGTCCACCTAGTTCAAAAGATAACTTACTAAAATGGGAATATTCCAAGAGTGTTAAAACTGGTGTAAATGAGAGATTATATACCAATGTGTCCGATTTACAGTCAAGAATGATGGCAATTAACATGTCGAACATTGAACTACGCATCTTAAATTTCCAAAAGGAGCAGTTCGAAATATTGCGATGTACGAATATTAAAAGCGTGCATCTTACGGCTTTCGACGATGTTTCACTAACATTTGTGACGCAAAACACATTACCCGCGTTTAAAGAAATCCGTTTACAAGGGACGTACTTGACAGGGTTTTATCACAAATTACCGCCCACCCTTCAATATATGATTTTAGAAAAAGGATATTGTTCATCAGATTGGCTCTACAGTTTGATGATACAACTTTCGAAGATAGGTCATTTAGTGGAGGTGTTATTAAATGAGTACCAAGTTTTACAGAGGCGAGAGTCGATAAGAACAGACTCAGAACCGCCAATGAGAGGTGCAGATTTGTCAAACGTTAAGTTGAATGTATTAAAGGATTGTCCTGGGTTTTATGAAACGTTACCCACAATACATATCACTAGTCTGATCATGACGAAAATAGAACACGCTGACATGCTGTCGCAGACACTACCTCTTCTCACCCACTTGCAGAAGTTAAGGATTTGTTTGGAAAAGTGTGATATGGAGATAAAACTGCCAGAATGTATtaagtatttgtttattatttataaaacatggtcTCCGCCATCATTACAACATTTTGTACATAATATGTCTATTATCAAACACAGTTTACAATGTAAACTGTTGTTCCGCGTGGCAGAGAATGAACATGACTATACCAGAATTAAGCAAGAATATAGTGAACTAAAATCAGTTGATGTTCAAAAGTTTGAAGTTATAAACAAGCGGGGTTCTGTTCGTGGCGCTGCTGCTTTTACACTTTCTGCTActgctgatgatgacgatgacgatgatgacagACGATTACTCAGCTCTGAGGGATTATTTGTTGACTCGAAACCATGGATCCATTACGGAAAAGTTCGACTAAATATTTCTTGCCAAGATAAGTCTGGATGTAGTTCTTAA